From Myxococcota bacterium, one genomic window encodes:
- a CDS encoding FtsQ-type POTRA domain-containing protein encodes MGLFRKIILSLIFVAAGVIVPVAYIWVTEGSALTIRTIHIKSGEHAKAEELQLYLRDYVGKPLYGVNLSKIREVVLRHPWVAEASVRRQPPTELEVEIRERKPIALIKKERLWVVDTLGVPFKTAESESELSLPLVSKAADVEILLTHTAVGLPGGAISEVSQYAKDQFKVLFVGGLEVVIGGQNSSQQWERLALVLKKLNDRAPDLAFVYLDDTSKRGQIAVRFKKG; translated from the coding sequence TTGGGGCTTTTTAGAAAAATAATTTTATCATTAATATTTGTTGCTGCCGGCGTTATTGTTCCAGTTGCCTACATTTGGGTGACCGAGGGTTCCGCTTTAACCATTCGCACCATTCATATTAAATCTGGTGAGCATGCAAAGGCCGAAGAGCTTCAATTGTATTTGCGAGATTATGTTGGCAAGCCTCTCTATGGTGTCAATTTAAGTAAAATTCGTGAAGTGGTGCTGAGGCACCCTTGGGTAGCTGAAGCTTCGGTGAGAAGGCAGCCCCCCACAGAGCTCGAAGTTGAAATCCGTGAACGCAAACCCATTGCGTTAATTAAAAAAGAGAGACTTTGGGTGGTGGATACTCTGGGTGTCCCTTTTAAAACCGCTGAGAGTGAGTCGGAGCTTTCGTTGCCTCTGGTTTCCAAAGCGGCGGACGTAGAGATTTTGCTCACCCATACGGCCGTAGGTCTCCCTGGAGGCGCTATCTCTGAGGTTTCACAATACGCCAAGGATCAATTTAAGGTATTATTTGTGGGTGGTCTAGAGGTTGTCATTGGTGGTCAAAATAGTTCCCAGCAGTGGGAAAGGCTCGCATTGGTTTTAAAGAAATTAAACGATCGGGCGCCTGATTTAGCTTTTGTTTATCTTGACGACACGTCAAAACGGGGCCAGATTGCCGTCCGTTTTAAGAAAGGGTAG
- the ftsA gene encoding cell division protein FtsA has product MAKFRKDNLIVGLDIGTTKIGCVVAEVGIDGIDILGIGTSPSKGLKKGVVINIEATISSIKKAVEEAQRMAGVEIRQVCAGIAGAHIQGFNSQAVVAIKEGEVKKSDVDRVLDAAKAFSVPTDREILHLLPQEFVIDGQDGIRDPLGMSGSRLEAKIHIVTGAISSAQNIIKCAEKCNLEVTEIVLEQLASAYAVLSEDERELGVALVDIGGGTTDIAIFCNGSIQHTSVIPIGGQHLTNDIAVGLRTPAENAEEIKKCYGSASAKMIGKEEVIEVPSIGGRPERILRRQILGDILEPRVEEIFELVAKEIHRVGFRELLASGVVLTGGSALLPGMVEVAEHVLGLPVRRGSPKGVGGLLDVVNSPIYATGVGLVLYAASNTRKQENFYSKFKKRIGAWIQDMI; this is encoded by the coding sequence ATGGCTAAGTTTCGCAAGGATAATTTGATCGTCGGACTGGACATTGGCACGACCAAGATTGGATGCGTTGTGGCCGAAGTTGGTATCGATGGCATCGATATTCTTGGCATTGGCACAAGCCCTTCGAAGGGCCTCAAAAAAGGGGTGGTTATCAACATTGAAGCCACCATTAGTTCAATCAAAAAAGCAGTTGAAGAAGCTCAGCGTATGGCTGGCGTAGAAATTCGTCAGGTTTGCGCGGGAATTGCTGGCGCTCATATCCAAGGTTTTAATAGCCAGGCCGTGGTTGCGATTAAAGAAGGCGAAGTCAAAAAGAGCGACGTTGATCGCGTTTTGGACGCTGCCAAGGCCTTCTCAGTTCCGACCGATAGAGAAATCTTACATCTTCTGCCGCAAGAGTTTGTGATTGATGGACAAGACGGTATTAGAGATCCCCTTGGCATGTCGGGTTCACGCTTAGAAGCGAAAATACATATTGTAACTGGCGCAATTAGTTCTGCTCAGAATATTATTAAATGCGCAGAAAAATGCAATTTAGAAGTGACAGAAATTGTGCTTGAGCAGCTTGCGTCTGCCTATGCAGTTTTGAGTGAAGATGAACGCGAACTTGGTGTCGCTTTAGTTGATATAGGCGGCGGAACTACTGATATTGCTATCTTCTGTAATGGTTCGATTCAGCATACCTCAGTTATCCCAATTGGTGGTCAACATTTGACTAATGATATAGCGGTTGGGCTAAGAACTCCTGCAGAAAATGCGGAAGAAATTAAAAAATGTTATGGCTCTGCCAGTGCAAAAATGATAGGGAAAGAAGAAGTTATTGAAGTACCTAGTATTGGCGGAAGACCAGAAAGAATTTTACGTAGACAAATATTGGGTGATATCTTGGAGCCTAGGGTCGAAGAAATCTTCGAACTGGTGGCTAAGGAGATACACCGCGTGGGATTTAGAGAGTTACTTGCTTCGGGCGTTGTGCTAACAGGAGGCTCCGCGCTTTTGCCAGGAATGGTAGAAGTGGCTGAGCATGTGTTGGGACTGCCAGTGAGGCGAGGTTCTCCAAAAGGCGTCGGCGGTCTTTTAGATGTGGTGAACAGCCCCATTTATGCGACGGGCGTAGGTCTTGTACTTTACGCGGCCAGCAATACACGGAAACAGGAAAATTTCTATTCTAAATTTAAAAAGAGAATAGGAGCCTGGATTCAAGATATGATTTAG